A section of the Diabrotica virgifera virgifera chromosome 8, PGI_DIABVI_V3a genome encodes:
- the LOC114332183 gene encoding cytochrome c oxidase subunit 4 isoform 1, mitochondrial, whose product MASTLFALTARAIRNVPKTTGQAAAMSSYARTLIGKREIVGFGYNGEPNYADRSDFPMPAIRWREPSADTNALREKEKGDWKNLSMEEKKALYRASFCQTFAEFKAPTGEWKSVVGLGLVLVSGAFWIFYFFKGFVYSPLPITFDKEHREAQLRRMIDLQVNPVQGLASKWDYEKDDWKK is encoded by the exons ATGGCGTCCACTTTGTTTGCTCTTACTGCAAGAGCAATCAGAAATGTTCCAAAAACTACTGGACAAGCTGCTGCTATGAGCAGTTATGCCCGCACTTTAATTGGCAAAAGGGAAATAGTAGGTTTTGGATACAATGGAGAACCTAATTATGCAGATAGGTCAGATTTCCCAATGCCAGCCATTAGGTGGAGAGAACCCTCAGCCGACACAAAT gcTTTGAGAGAAAAGGAGAAAGGTGATTGGAAAAATTTAAGTATGGAAGAAAAGAAAGCTTTATACAGAGCTTCGTTCTGCCAAACTTTTGCTGAATTTAAAGCCCCAACAGGAGAATGGAAGTCAGTCGTTGGATTGGGTTTAGTATTAGTATCTGGAGCTTTTTGGATCTTCTATTTCTTTAAAGGATTTG TGTACAGCCCTCTACCTATTACTTTCGACAAGGAGCACAGAGAAGCCCAATTGAGACGTATGATTGATCTTCAAGTAAATCCTGTGCAAGGTCTTGCTTCTAAATGGGACTACGAAAAGGATGACTGGAAGAAGTAG